The following are encoded together in the Malaya genurostris strain Urasoe2022 chromosome 3, Malgen_1.1, whole genome shotgun sequence genome:
- the LOC131436347 gene encoding uncharacterized protein LOC131436347, whose protein sequence is MSSPADRRYPFDSPENKDGAPLYNSTDGFLPLGFSTPQHRSIVQNNTYSRNYYSAQPKYMLPRPRGHQNRGRHHKQSGGDAPPGNSSPGSEEGPSIGPQERKHHWQGNFSNYNKQYNQRRPRFGFGHHHQSKENRYDIKDYFHPSMLENPWEHLENKNQQDKIGKGNNFSDVEEGGGDDGSSGTGED, encoded by the exons ATGTCCTCGCCGGCCGATCGTCGTTATCCGTTTGACTCGCCTGAAAATAAAGACGGAGCACCACTTTATAATAGCACCGATGGGTTTCTTCCACTTGGGTTCAGTACGCCTCAACATCGAAGCATAGTGCAAAACAACACTTACAGCCGTAACTACTATTCGGCTCAGCCAAAGTATATGCTACCTCGACCAAGAGGACATCAGAATCGAGGTCGCCATCATAAACAGAGTGGTGGAGATGCTCCTCCAGGGAATTCCTCCCCTGGTAGTGAGGAAGGCCCAAGCATCGGCCCACAGGAACGAAAACATCATTGGCAAGGAAATTTTAGCAACTATAATAAGCAATATAACCAACGACGGCCGCGCTTTGGATTTGGGCACCATCACCAA AGCAAAGAGAACAGATATGACATAAAGGACTACTTTCATCCTTCAATGCTTGAAAATCCGTGGGAACATCTAGAAAACAAGAATCAGCAAGATAAGATTGGAAAAGGTAATAATTTCAGTGATGTCGAAGAAGGTGGCGGAGACGATGGCAGTAGTGGAACTGGTGAAGACTAA